Part of the Alphaproteobacteria bacterium genome is shown below.
TCCAAAGCATGTTCACCGGACCGACCGGCATTGCCTTCGCCGCCGACCCGGTGGCGGCCGCAAAGGCCGTGGTCGCCTACGCCAACAAGAACGACAAGTTCAAGATCATTGGCGGCGGCCTCGGTGCGATGCAGATGGATGTCGATGGCGTCAAGGCGTTGGCGAAGATGCCGCCCATCGAGGAGCTGCGTGGAAGACTGCTCGGGGTCATCGTTGCACCGGCAACGCAGCTGGTCCGCATTCTGCCGGCTCCGGCCACCAACGTGGTCGGCGTGCTGAATGCGGGTGCAGCCAAGCTGGTGCGCGTCCTGCAAGCCTATGGCGCGCAGGCGTGAAGCGAACGCAAGACCCGGGCACTG
Proteins encoded:
- the rplJ gene encoding 50S ribosomal protein L10, giving the protein MDRGRKTAQVDELRGTFANAGAVIVAHYSGLTVADMGNLRHEMRAVGASFKVTKNSLARIALDGTPYAGIQSMFTGPTGIAFAADPVAAAKAVVAYANKNDKFKIIGGGLGAMQMDVDGVKALAKMPPIEELRGRLLGVIVAPATQLVRILPAPATNVVGVLNAGAAKLVRVLQAYGAQA